TATCCGCACACTTGAAGAAAACAAGTTCATCGAGCGTCGTGTTCACCCGGTAGATTCGCGTGCATGGTCAGTAAAGCTGACAAAGTCAGGTGCAGCCACACTTAAGAATGCTGCCAAACAGCTTGGTAAAATTGAATCCAATACGTTTGGCAAGGGTGGAAGCGAAAAGCTGTATAAGCCACTTGTACAGGCTCTTGGCTGGGGTTAATGAGCACCGATTCTACTGTGCTAACCGGTTGGTGCAGAGTAGCAGCGTGTTCTCCGGTGCTTGACGTCTGTGGTATTGATTACAATATTGCAGAAATTCAAAAAAGTGTAGTCCAAGCTCTCAACCGTGGCTCATCCATTGTTGTGTTTCCGGAGCTTTCGGTCACAGGTTATTCGGTAGCCGACCTTTTCAGGTCGGCTACTGTTTTATCGGCTGCCAGGGATGCCGTTGTCACACTGGCAGGCTGGAGCCGCACCGTTAACGGTGTATTTGTGGTTGGCTTCCCATGCATGCACGGGGGACGTTTGTATAACTGCGCTGCCGTCATTGGCGGGGGCAGGGTGCTGGGCGTTGTTCCTAAAACCTATCTGGCTACGTCGGGTGAGTATTACGAGCAGCGCTGGTTTGCATCCGGACATACCATTGCCGGAAGTTCAGTATCGCTGGCGGGGGTGCCGGTACCCTTTGGTACAGACCTGCTGTTTTCCGATACAGAGAATTCCGACGTTGTATTTGGAGTTGAAATCTGTGAGGATTTGTGGGCGGTTGAGCCGCCCGGAGGCCGGCTTGCCAGACAGGGCGCAACGCTGCTCCTTAATCTTTCGGCAAGTAATCAGTTGGCCGGTAAGACCAATAAACGGCGGGCGGTTGTCACTGAGCATAGCCGCCGTACGCTTACGGGGTACATTTATGCCTCTGCAGGCCCGTGGGAAAGTACAACCGATACCGTGTACAGTGCCCACTGCATCATTGCTGCCGGCGGTGATGTAGTCGCCGAGACCGAGCCGCTGTCAATGGCATCGGCCATACTTGTTGCCGATATCGATGTTGAACGTTTGCTGTGTCTGCGCCGCCACTCGGGAACGTTTTACCAGCATTCCGGTCAGCCTATGCACCGTATGGTGTATGACGGACGTCCGTTCACCGTGCCCTCCGCATTGCTTCAGCCCCCTTCCCAAAACCCGTTTCTGTCCGAGCCTGTTTCGCAGTACTGTGCAGAAATCAGCGCAATACAGGCAACAGGGCTTGCCGTACGCATGAAGCGGGCTGGCGCGAAAAAGCTGGTTATTGGGGTGTCGGGCGGACTGGATAGTACACTTGCCTTACTTGTATGCGTGAAGGCGGTACAGCAGCTTGGTCTGGATACCGGTGCTGTTCTGGCCATAACAATGCCGGGTCCGGGCACCACCCACCGTACCCGTACCAATGCGGATCTGCTGGCCCAGGTACTGGGCATTACATTACGCTCGATTCCGATTGATACGGCAGTACACCAACATTTTAGCGATATCGGACATGATGCCGATATTCATGATGTTGTTTTCGAAAATGCACAGGCACGGGAACGTACTCAAATCCTGATGGACGTTGCAAATCAGGTAAACGGAATCGTAGTAGGTACGGCTGACCTGAGCGAGATTGCACTGGGCTGGGCTACGTTTAATGCCGATCACATGGCAATGTATCACGTTAACAGCGGTATCCCCAAGAGCGTTATTCGTACAATGGTTGAATGGTGGGCCGAAACCGGAGATCCACAACTGGCCACGGTGCTACGCGATATCCTGCAAACCCCGGTGTCGCCCGAACTGTTACCGGCTACCGGCACTGCCACAGCAACACAGCACACCGAAGAAATTCTGGGTCCATACGCCGTTCACGATTTCTTCCTCTACCATTTTGTCGGGCTCCAGCGTCCGGTAACCAACACCTACTACCTTGCATGCATTGTTTTTAAGGGGCTGTACAATGCGCAGCAACTGCACGACTGGTTTATGATATTTCTGCGTCGGTTCTTTGCCAATCAGTTTAAACGGAACTGTTCTCCGGATGGTATCAAAATTGGTCCGGTGTCGCTCTCACCACGAACCGACTGGCGCATGCCCAGCGATACATCGGCCGAGCTGTGGGTTAGTGAGCTTTCACGCTGTATTGTATTTTTGCCCTAAGGATTAGACTGACCCACGGATTCTTATGAGTAACACAACACGAACCATACGGATGGTCATTGCCGACGACCATGAAATTTCACGTCTGGGAATACGACGGCTTCTTGCAAGTGCCCCGGAGATTGAAGTCGTTGCCGAGGCCTCGAATGGCAACCAGGCAATTGAGGAAGTTCGTGCTGCAAAACCTGATGTGGTCCTGCTGGATGTGTATATGCCGGAATCAACCGGTATTGATGCCGCAAAGGCAATTAAGAACGACAGTCATAAATGTCATGTAATCATGCTGAGTTCGGTTGACGATTCCAATGCCGTTCATCAGGCGCTGTACACGGGGGCCGATGGGTATCTGACGAAGGATGTATCGGCACCGGAGCTTATCTCTGCAATTAGAAGTGTGTTGCAGGGACAACGGGTGTTCAGCCGCAGGATTTTAAATATGCTCGACGGCGAAATTCAGTCGCCCGAAGAAGCATCAGGCAGTGAAGGTAAGCCCGCTGTTAGTTTAACAAAACGTGAAGAACAGATTGTATCGCTGGTGGCTAAGGGACACACCAGTCAGGAAATTGCTAAAAAATTGTATATTAGTCCGCGAACCGTTGAAACTCACCGTGCGCGGATTATGGATAAACTTGGCGTTAATAACACGGCAGGGCTGGTGCGGTTTGCATTACTGCATTCAACCTATTTCGACTCAAAGGTTGAACTCCCCGAGGAGTAAGTCTAGGTCGGCACCTTATTCCTGTATTAGGAAATACCACAGATGGAAACCGTTAGCCAATACCTGAACCCCGATGTAGTGGCCAAGCTGGGTAGTATGGAACTGCGTGCCCGGCTGGTTGTTGAAGGCTTCATTACAGGCCTGCATCGCAGCCCGTTCCATGGTTTCTCTGCCGAGTTTTCCGAACACCGCCAATACCGCCCGGGCGACGAGTTAAAGCATATTGACTGGAAAATCTATGGTCGCAGTGACCGCTTCTACGTTAAACAGTACGAGGATGAAACCAATCTTCGGTGCATGATCGCTCTTGACTGCAGTGCCAGTATGGGGTATGCAGCACCCGGGAACTTGTCTAAGTTTACCTACGGCAGCTATCTTGCCGCGGCACTCAGCTACTTAATCCTTCAGCAGCGTGACGCTGCCGGCCTTACCCTATACACGAACACTGTAGAGCAGTACCTGCCCTCGCGCAGCAAGAAGTCATATATCAGTGAGTTGATACGGGCTCTCGAGGCTGCCACGCCACATAACACAACCGGAACTGCTGCCGCGCTGAACTCGCTGGCAGAGCGGCTCACGCGGAGGGGGCTGGTGGTGCTGATTAGTGATCTGTTCGATGAGAAAGAAGAGATTTTTAAGGCACTCCGACACTTCCGGCATAACAAGAATGAGGTTCTGGTCATGCATGTGCTGGATCCACGCGAAGTGGATTTCGACTTTCAATCATCTGCAGTGTTCAAGGACATGGAAACCGGACAGGAGCTGCCCACCCACCCGCTGCAACTCCGGAACAGTTACCAAAAGGCGGTTCAGGATTTTTGTGCCGACATAAAGAAGGGATGCAGGGCACTGAATGTTGATTACATTCGCATTACAACGAACAAACCTTTCGATGTAGCATTGCGTGAGTACATCGTGAAACGAGCAAAACGGATATGAAACTTCAAGGGCTGTACACTGCCGTCATTACCCCATTTACCGCTGATGGCAGTCTGGATGTAGAAAAATTTACTATGCTAACGGAGCAGCAGATTGCTGCTGGTGTTAACGGATTGGTTGTTACCGGATCAACCGGTGAAGCTGCCACACTCACGACCGCAGAAAAAGCAACGCTGTGGCGTACGGCTGTTGAGGTGTCGGCCGGACGTGTACCGGTAATCGCAGGCAGCGGCTCCAACAACACGGCCGATTCGGTTCAGGCCTCCAGGCAGGCTGCTGAAGCCGGTGTGGCGGCACTGCTGATTGTAACGCCATATTATAACAAACCAACCCCTGCCGGTGTGGTAGCACACCATTCCGCAATTGCCGATGCATGCCCCCTGCCTCAGATTTTGTATAATGTGCCCGGCCGGACGGCTACCAACCTTGGTGTGGACGTCCAGCTTGCCGTTATGGATGCCGTTCCCCTGGTTATTGGGTCCAAGGAAGCCAGCGCCAATCTCTCCCAGATTTCCAGACTTGCTGCTCAGGTCCCGGAGCATGTTAGCGTGCTTGCCGGCGATGATGACCTTACGCTGCCGATTATTGGTGTAGGGGGCTCAGGCGTGATTGCCGTTATCAGCAATTATGCGCCGGTTACGTTTGGACGGTTGGTGAACAACGCACTCGCCGGTAATTTCAGCTCTGCACAGCGTATTCAAAAACAACTGATACCGTGGTACACGGCGAACTTCCTTGAAAGCAATCCCATTCCGGTGAAGTACATCATGCATCGCAAGTATGGGGTTTCGCTAACGTATCGTTTGCCGCTGGTACCACCGTCTGCTGCTACCACTGGTCGTATTGACGCACTGTGGGATTCGTTGCCTGACTAACAGGAGTTGTGCATGAAAATCATGGGCATCGTGAATGTAACCACTGATTCGTTTAGTGACGGCGGTAAGTACGCCACTACCGATCTTGCCGTTAGTCATGCCATGCAACTTATTGCCGATGGCGCTGATATTGTTGACGTTGGAGGTGAGAGCACACGCCCCGGAGCTCTTCCGCTCCCGGTTGCTGAAGAAGTCCAGCGCATTGTCCCGGTGATTGCCAGAATCCGTGAATTCAACCCCCACATTCCAATTTCGATTGACACCTACAAGGCTGAAGTTGCTGCAGAAGCGGTTGCTGCCGGGGCTACGATGGTAAACGATGTTACTGCCGGTCAGGGCGATACAGCAATGTTTTCACTCATCAGGAAGCTGAGTGTTCCGTACATCATGATGCACATGCAGGGCGTACCGCGCACAATGCAACAGAATCCGTTCTACATCAATGTTGTCTCAGAAGTTAGTAACTTCCTGGTGAGCAGGATACGTGAACTTGGTGATACCGGATCGCCGGTTTATGTTGACCCGGGTATTGGTTTTGGTAAAACCACTGCACACAATCTTGAGTTGCTTCGTAACCTTCACAGGCTTTCGGACGTTGCTCCCATTGTACTGGGCATCAGCAGAAAGCGTTTTATCGGCGAGATTACCGGTATAGAGCATGGGGCTGACCGCGATCCGGCAACAGCAGTGCTGCATGCCCTCCTGATTGATGCACCGGTCACCATCGCCCGCGTTCATAACGTACAAAACCTGCGGGCGCTGCTGCAAATTCGGTCAGCGTTACGTGGTGTGAATTCCTAACCCGGGACGATCTGTCCTACAGAACGTGTGCCTGTTTCAGGCACGGTACTTCTGCACGTCGATACCGTACTTGCGAATTTTATTATGCAGTGTTTCTCTGCTGACGCCAAGGATTGCCGCAGCCTTGCTGACGTTGCCGTTTGTTTTCTCCAGTGTGCGTTCAACCTTCAGCTGGTCCATCCGGGCCAGATCATCTTTCAGCCCAAGATCGCTGGAGAGAGCCTCTGTTGTATGCGGCTGCGGCGTAGTGCCATTCCCAGCCGGCTTGGACGCATGCATGGCGGCGGACGATGGAACAGCAGCCGATGGTACCCGTGATAAAATCCGGTGCAGATCCGTAACCTCTAACTGATCGGTAGCGAGTGTCTGTAATGCAACCCGAAGGACGCTTGCCAGTTCGCGGACGTTGCCCGGCCACTGATATTCGGCAAGATACTCCATTGCCGCAGGCGCAATAGTTTTTTTGTCCTCCATCTCCTTGTTGTGTTTTTGCAGGTAGTGGTCAACAATCAGCGGAATATCATCAGTGCGCTCCCGGAGTGCCGGGATGTATATTTCGCACTCCCGTAGTCGGTGATACAGTTGGTCCCGGAATCGTCCGTCGGCCATCGACGCGATAAGGTCGCGGTCAGTAGCGCTGACAAACCGGATATCAACCTCCTCGGTCTCAACCGAACCAACGCGGCGGACAGCCTTCTGCTCAAGCGGGAGCAACAGGTTGGCCTGCAGGTTCATGGGCATGTCGCCAATTTCATCAAAAAACAGAGTTCCCTTGTGGGCCTGGTGAAACAACCCCCGCTTGTTTTCCATGGCACCGGAAAATGCACCACGTACGTGACCAAACAGCTCGCTCTGAAACAGGTCGCGCGGGATGTTTGGGATGTCAACTGTGATGAAGGGATGCTTGGAACGCCGACTGACGGCATGCAGGGCCTGTGCAACCAGTTTTTTGCCAGTACCGGTTTCACCGGTTACCAGCACGTTGAGGCCCGTACGGCCGTAACGTAAGACCTTGTCGGCAACATCCATCATGGCTGTACTACAGCCAACGATACCATGAGCCTCCATGATTTTCCGGAGCTCATCGTTGCTCTGGTCTGCCCGTAAACGCTCCATAGCGCTGGTAAGGATACCTACCAGCCTGTCATTGTTTAGCGTGCTCTTATCAATAAAGTTAATAGCACCCAGCTTGGTAGCGCGGACTGCGGATTCAATAGTACCCTTGCCGGAAATCATTATGATTGGTACAGAGGGGTAATTGCGGATGCTATATTCCAGAACGTCAAGACCCGACAATGAGCTCTCGCTGCCGAACTCGATATCCAGCAGCATCAGGCTGACCTTTGATGCATCATTTTCCAGGCGTGTAAGGGCTGATTCCGGACTAAAGCACACATCAGGATTCCACCCCTGCGTGGATACTACATCGGCAAGGGTACTGCAAAAGTCTCTGTTATCGTCAACAATCAATACATGCATGGTATGGTAGGGGGCTTTCGCTATGGTGTTGTTATTCGTTCGGAACCAGTTTCATTAACGAGTCATACCGAACCCGCATCTCTCTGCTTTGAAAAGTCTGCAGTTCGGGATTCCAGACAGCACGTAAAAATACGCCGGTTGCAGGGTTTGCATACTCAATATACCGTGATCGGGTTCCACCACTGTGCAATGCCTGAACTTTTATGAATGATGCGCTGACGTCGGCTACGGCGGTACAGTAGATTCCGTGATCAATGGCCGTAAGATACGAATCAGTAGTGTCAGTACCGCGAACGGACGTCCTGAACAACTGTCCGCGTGCATCCAGCTTGTACCAGAAACTCTGCCGGTTGGCTGCGTCATCTTCGCCCCACCGTACGCTGAGTGACCGCTGTTGTTCGGAAATGCAGGGTGCGTAAGCCGATGGTCTGTGAACCGTTGAACAGGCACAAACCAGCGTCATGAGCAATAACCAAAGCCCCCTTGTTACTGTTATCTGATAGTTCATGATGTTTTCGCCAACAGTAAGAAATCCGATAGTCTGCGTACAATACGGTCGGAGCCAAGAAGTGCGCATGTATCGTACATCTCGGCACCAACAGGATGGCGGGTAATAATCAGGCGTAATGGCTTCATCAGTTTCCCGGCCTTGGTGCCTGCCTGGTCTGCCGCGTTGCCGATGAGCGTTTTAAACGCGTCGGCGCTGGCAAGTGTGTCCGGCGTCAGGTTCTCTGTCAGGTACCGGCATGCTGTTACCAGTGCTGCATCGGTGGTCAGCGTTGCTGCTGTTTCGGCGTCAAACTCCCTGAGTGCGTCAGTGAAGAAGTAATCGCCAAAGTCGGCAAGTTCGTTTAAAAAATGAATTCTGCTCCGCAGGAGTTCAGTGACGTTCGTAACAAAACTGATATCTGTATGCAAATAACCGCGGGCATCCAGAGCAGGTTTAATAGCGTCGGCAAGTGCACGAGGGTCTTTACCGGTTAGGTACTGTCCGTTCATCCACTGTAGTTTTTGGTAGTCGAAAATGGCGCCACTCTTACTTACCCGATCCAGTGAGAACTGGCGTATCAGGTCTTCCATGGAGAACACTTCCTGTTCAGTACCTGGGTTCCATCCGCATAATGCCACGTAGTTAATCAAAGCTTCGGGGAAGTATCCCTGGTCGCGGAATTCCTGAACCATAACGGCACCAAAGCGTTTGCTGAGTTTTTTACGCTGTGAATCAAGCATGAGCGGCACGTGTGCAAAGGCGGGCATGTCCCAGCCAAAGGCCTGGTACAGCAGCACATGCTTTGGAGTAGAGGGCAGCCATTCTTCTGCGCGTATCACGTGGGTGATGGCCATCAAATGGTCGTCAACAACATTAGCAAGGTGATAGGTGGGGAAGCCGTCGCTTTTAAGCAGGATCTGGTCATCAACTTCGCGTGAGTTAATCACCATGTCGCCGCGCACCAAATCGTGAAAGCGGACCTCGTGGTGGAGGGGTACAAATAAGCGTACAACGTGATGGGCACCGCTTTCCAGAAGTCGTTTGGTTTCAGCCGGGCCTAGCGTAAACTGGTTTCGCATGGTGCTGCGGTCATACCGTGGGGCTATGCCGGCATTTTGCTGACGCTGCCGCATAGCATCCAGTTCTTCGGCAGTATCAAAGGCGTAGTATGCTTTTTCGGAATCTAGCAGCTTCCCGGCATACTCGCGATAGATGTGGAAGCGTTCGCTCTGAACGTAGGGTCCGTAGTTGCCTCCAACATGGGGTCCTTCGTCAAAGGTAATGCCGGCCCACTCAAGCGATGCGGTCTGTTCTTCAATTGCGCCCTCCACAAGCCGGGTCCTGTCAGTATCTTCCACACGGAGGATGCACACGCCACCGGTATGCCGGGCAAACAGGTAGTTGTACAGTGCGGTGCGAAGCGAGCCGATATGAAGGAAACCGGTAGGTGAGGGTGCAAAACGTACGCGTGTCATTATTGGGGATTATTCGTAAATAAAATTGCTATAAGAGATGTCCGCAGTACACAGCTTACAGCTGCAGTTCCACGCGGGCGGATGTTTTTTCGGTCTCGTGAATGCTCACAGTAACGTGCTGTATGGCGTGTGACTGTGGCAGTGCGTTAACAACAAACCGGAGAGCGTATTCTGCCAGGTTCTCGGCCGTCGTAGCAAAGTCAACAACAACGGTTTTCATGCCGTGGTGCTGTAAAAACATGAGCAGTTCAGCATCGGCTGCATTGATGATGAAGCAGTGATCCAACTGCTCGATAAGCGGGCGCACGAGTTCGGTGAGGTCAAAATAGTCCATCACCATACCGTTTTCATTCGGTATGCCGGCAAGCCTGACTTCCATGGCGTAGCTGTGTCCGTGGATGTTCCGGCACAAGCCCGGATGGTTAGGCAGGCGGTGGCCCATCTCCCAGCGAAACCGTTTTGAAATTGTGGTAAGCATCGGGGTCAGGCAGTATGTTCTACCTGGATAATACTGTGCAGTCCGCCACGGGTTGTCCACTCCGTTGTTACCTTCATCCACCGGGGTTTACATGCAGCAACCAGATCATCCAGAATTTTATTGGTAACTGCTTCGTAAAAAATGCCCTGATTGCGGTACTCCAGGTAGTAGTATTTCAGAGATTTCAGCTCTACACATACCGCGTCGGGAATGTATTCCACCGTTACGGTACCAAAGTCCGGCAGTCCGGTTTTCGGACACATCGAGGTGAACTCCGGATTTGCATGCGTGATGACATAATCACGGTCCGGATTCGGATTTGGGAAGACGTCAAGTTCCATAGACGACAAATTTACGGTAAATAGGGAATCGGGTCGGGCATCATAAGCATGACGTTCTCATTGTTCCCCTGAGCGGCAATTGCACCGATGGATGCCATGTGCCTGATTTGCTGCTGCAGTGCGGGCGATAGTGACTTCCACACTTCCTGTGCAACGGTGTTAGTGCCGGCAAGGTGCTGCACCATGCGGGTGAGCAGTTTGGGAGCAGCGGCCGACGTTTCGTCATCATCGTCAGCACCGCCAATGTTAAACGCCTTCAGCAGTGCCTGTATGAACTCAACTTTTTCGGGGTAGATATAAATTTTTACTTTCTTACCGGCTTCAACGCCGATCCGCTTTTTGAGCATGTCCAGGCTTGTGTACAAGCCCCCTACGGCATCAATCAGACCGTTCCTGTGTGCATCGGTACCGGTCCATACTCTTCCCTTGGCCAGCGCTCTGGTTTCCTCGAATTCCTTGTGCCGGGCTTGGGCAACACGATCAACAAACCGGTGGTACACACCGGCTCCAAATGCGCGCAACTGCACTTTGTCTGCAGGGTTAAGGGGTAGTGCACCGTTCATAAACTGCGATGACGCACCGAGCGAAATGGTGTCAACCGTAATACCGATTTTGCCAAGAGTCCCCGAAATGTTTGGAATCGCCATGATCACGCCAATACTTCCGGTGATTGTGGAGGGGTGGGCGATAATGGTATCGCATGCCATGGCAATGTAATAACCGCCGGAGGCGGCAACGTCACTCATCGATGCATAAACCGGTTTCGTTTTTCTGATGTCCCGTATTGCTTCCCAAATTTCGTCCGAAGCAAGTGCTGAGCCCCCTGGACTATCGATGCGAAGCAGAATTCCCTTTACGTTTTTGTTCTCGGCCGCTTTTCGGAGCTGCTTAATCAGAGACTTTGAATAAATGCCTGCATTCATTCCGCTGTTGGAGCCAGAGGAGATGGGCCCCGAGGCATAGACGATTGCAATACCGTCATCCGTGCCGGTGTGATCGCCAGAAGCGTCTCGGTTTGCATAATCGGCAAGGGTGCGGGTGCGGAGTTTGGGATGCCTGGTGGTGTCGGAAGGATCAACAATCCGTGCGATGTGTTCACGAATGTCTTCACTTCTCGACAGACCATCAATAAGTTTATACTTCAGTGCTGAATCCGGAATAAATACGCCGGTATTCATGAGTGAAAGCACGGCGGTGGTATCCATGCTGCGGGCCGAAGCCACGGTATTCACAAACGAGCGCTGACGTTGTTCGATAATAGCACGCAGTTCGCGTTTTGCAGGTTCCGACCAGTTCTCGCGGCTGGGCTGTTCGGCGGCCGATTTGTACTCTTCGAACTGTTCAACATGCCAGTCAACGCCCAGTGAGGTGCTGAGACGTTTAAAAAACATTCCCGTGGTGCCCATGGTATTAAACTCAAGAATACCTTCCTGGTGCATGAAAATACTGTCGGCTACGGTTGCCAGCAGGTATTGCTGACGTGAGGCGTTCTCCAGATAGGCATAAATAAACTTCTTTGATGTTTTAAAATCGGCAAGTGCCTCGCGCAATTCGGCAAGCTTGGTAGTGCCGGTGATACCTCCTGCTTCGATAAGGATGCCGGCAATCTTATCGTCATCCTTTGCATCCCTGATAGCATTCAGCAAGGACAGCAGGTCGGCAGGCTGTCCGGAGCCATCAAACGAGAATGGTGTTGTCTGACTGTATTCTTCCACGCCGTTGCGAAGGTTAAGAAGCAGCACCGTATTGCTGTGGATCGTTTTCGATTTTCCCGATCCTCCAAAGTCAGCCATACTTCCAAGGCTTGCAACGAATATCATAATTCCGATTACTATTGCGCCGAGAATCGCAACAAATAAGCCGACGATTACAACTACCGGTATCCACCAGCGGGTTTTTTTTCTGGTGGCCGATAGCGGCGGCGGAGGAAGGTGGCCGGAGCCGTGTGATGACATTTCGTGTGAGGGCGGTACGGTATCTTGCATAGTTGTTCTCCGGTTGTGTGACTGCGATCCATGTTAATCATCGCAGTTCTGCAGGTGTATAGTGGTGCAAAATTATGGATTGTTATAACGATAAACCGGCTTTTTCGTTGTTGATGGACGAATACCGATATGATTTGCCTGAGGATTTAATTGCTCAGGTGCCACAAGCCGTGCGCGATGCGTCACGCTTGCTGGTGTGCTTGCCCAACGGCAGATATGAGCACCGCAGTATTCGTGAATTCCCGGATCTGCTGGCTGCTTACCTGGGTAGAGCGGCCATTGTTTTTAATAACTCACGGGTTGTTCGTGCCCGGCTTCGGATGCAGAAGCCTACCGGCGGACATGCCGAGGTGCTTCTGCATGAGCCTCTCATACCCTCAACCGATCCCCAGGTGGTTCTTGCCGCCCGGGGTCAGTCCGATTGGTCAGCGATGATTGGTGGCAGAAATATCCATGAGTCAATGGTGCTCACACACCCGTCAGGGCTCCTGAGCATCCGGGTACTGCACCGTTATGGGATGCAAGCCCATGTTAGAATTCTGCCGGCTGAGCCAAAGCCCCTTTCAGAAATCCTGGACCATGCGGGGAGTGTTCCGTTGCCTCCGTATATCAAGCGTGCTGATACGGGTGCCGACGCAGAGCGGTACCAAACGGTGTATGCGCATGCCGATGGCAGTGTTGCGGCACCTACAGCAGGACTGCACTTCACGGAGGATATTCTAAGGCGGTTACGCGTTGGCGGGAATTCGGTGCTGTTCAGTACGCTGCATGTAGGCATGGGTACGTTCATGCCGGTACAGGCAGATGATGCACGCAATCATATCATGCACACCGAGCGCATCAGTCTTGATGCTGAAACGCTTCAGGGGCTGGCCTCGGCTGTTGCGAACGGTATGCCGGTCGTAGCCGTGGGGACCACTTCGTTGCGTACAATCGAGAGCGTGCACTGGCTGGGATGCATGCTGCGTGAAGGCAGGGTGAACTTCACTGATGCAGAGCCGACCATTCCGCAGTTTATCGCATTTGATAAAAAATTGTATAAATATTCGGCGGCCGATAGTTTGGCGGCAATACAGGAGTTCATGCAGGCTAATGCCCTTGATTGCCTGCACGCAACCACTGCCCTGATGCTTGCACCGGGAGCACCGGTTCGGCTAACCGATGGATTGTTCACCAATTTCCACCTGCCCTCAAGCTCGCTGTTGCTGCTTGTTGCCGATGTGATGGGACCGTTATGGAGAGATGCGTACGCGGAAGCCATCCGTCACCAATATCGTTTTCTGAGTTACGGCGATGCCATGCTGATTGTACGAACCCAGCGCGGTGATACACCAACAAGCTGAACATTCTGCGGCACAATAGCCATTGTATGAGCGTAGCCGGATGGATCGGGTGACACAAGCACACGGAAATCGGACGGACTGAGCAATGCTGCTTCGTTTACACCGGTACGGACGGTTACGGCAAACCGCGACGGGATGACAAGGGCACCCGGGCTTCCGGTGACGGTGACCGGAATGTCGGCGATCGTTACCGTTACAAGCTGCTGAATATCTGCATGAACCCGTACCCGCGGTGGTACAACATTGAGAAGCGTCTTGAGCGAATCGCTCATGCCTACAACATCGTCGATCGGACCGTACGCATCTTCTGCAGAGTACTTTAAGGAGGGC
This is a stretch of genomic DNA from Ignavibacteria bacterium. It encodes these proteins:
- a CDS encoding 6-carboxytetrahydropterin synthase — encoded protein: MLTTISKRFRWEMGHRLPNHPGLCRNIHGHSYAMEVRLAGIPNENGMVMDYFDLTELVRPLIEQLDHCFIINAADAELLMFLQHHGMKTVVVDFATTAENLAEYALRFVVNALPQSHAIQHVTVSIHETEKTSARVELQL
- a CDS encoding glutamate--tRNA ligase translates to MTRVRFAPSPTGFLHIGSLRTALYNYLFARHTGGVCILRVEDTDRTRLVEGAIEEQTASLEWAGITFDEGPHVGGNYGPYVQSERFHIYREYAGKLLDSEKAYYAFDTAEELDAMRQRQQNAGIAPRYDRSTMRNQFTLGPAETKRLLESGAHHVVRLFVPLHHEVRFHDLVRGDMVINSREVDDQILLKSDGFPTYHLANVVDDHLMAITHVIRAEEWLPSTPKHVLLYQAFGWDMPAFAHVPLMLDSQRKKLSKRFGAVMVQEFRDQGYFPEALINYVALCGWNPGTEQEVFSMEDLIRQFSLDRVSKSGAIFDYQKLQWMNGQYLTGKDPRALADAIKPALDARGYLHTDISFVTNVTELLRSRIHFLNELADFGDYFFTDALREFDAETAATLTTDAALVTACRYLTENLTPDTLASADAFKTLIGNAADQAGTKAGKLMKPLRLIITRHPVGAEMYDTCALLGSDRIVRRLSDFLLLAKTS
- the queF gene encoding NADPH-dependent 7-cyano-7-deazaguanine reductase QueF produces the protein MELDVFPNPNPDRDYVITHANPEFTSMCPKTGLPDFGTVTVEYIPDAVCVELKSLKYYYLEYRNQGIFYEAVTNKILDDLVAACKPRWMKVTTEWTTRGGLHSIIQVEHTA
- the sppA gene encoding signal peptide peptidase SppA, with translation MQDTVPPSHEMSSHGSGHLPPPPLSATRKKTRWWIPVVVIVGLFVAILGAIVIGIMIFVASLGSMADFGGSGKSKTIHSNTVLLLNLRNGVEEYSQTTPFSFDGSGQPADLLSLLNAIRDAKDDDKIAGILIEAGGITGTTKLAELREALADFKTSKKFIYAYLENASRQQYLLATVADSIFMHQEGILEFNTMGTTGMFFKRLSTSLGVDWHVEQFEEYKSAAEQPSRENWSEPAKRELRAIIEQRQRSFVNTVASARSMDTTAVLSLMNTGVFIPDSALKYKLIDGLSRSEDIREHIARIVDPSDTTRHPKLRTRTLADYANRDASGDHTGTDDGIAIVYASGPISSGSNSGMNAGIYSKSLIKQLRKAAENKNVKGILLRIDSPGGSALASDEIWEAIRDIRKTKPVYASMSDVAASGGYYIAMACDTIIAHPSTITGSIGVIMAIPNISGTLGKIGITVDTISLGASSQFMNGALPLNPADKVQLRAFGAGVYHRFVDRVAQARHKEFEETRALAKGRVWTGTDAHRNGLIDAVGGLYTSLDMLKKRIGVEAGKKVKIYIYPEKVEFIQALLKAFNIGGADDDDETSAAAPKLLTRMVQHLAGTNTVAQEVWKSLSPALQQQIRHMASIGAIAAQGNNENVMLMMPDPIPYLP
- a CDS encoding S-adenosylmethionine:tRNA ribosyltransferase-isomerase, translating into MDCYNDKPAFSLLMDEYRYDLPEDLIAQVPQAVRDASRLLVCLPNGRYEHRSIREFPDLLAAYLGRAAIVFNNSRVVRARLRMQKPTGGHAEVLLHEPLIPSTDPQVVLAARGQSDWSAMIGGRNIHESMVLTHPSGLLSIRVLHRYGMQAHVRILPAEPKPLSEILDHAGSVPLPPYIKRADTGADAERYQTVYAHADGSVAAPTAGLHFTEDILRRLRVGGNSVLFSTLHVGMGTFMPVQADDARNHIMHTERISLDAETLQGLASAVANGMPVVAVGTTSLRTIESVHWLGCMLREGRVNFTDAEPTIPQFIAFDKKLYKYSAADSLAAIQEFMQANALDCLHATTALMLAPGAPVRLTDGLFTNFHLPSSSLLLLVADVMGPLWRDAYAEAIRHQYRFLSYGDAMLIVRTQRGDTPTS